From a region of the Haematobia irritans isolate KBUSLIRL chromosome 4, ASM5000362v1, whole genome shotgun sequence genome:
- the LOC142234448 gene encoding heat shock protein 27-like, with amino-acid sequence MSLVPILMHLARDMDTEHRAMDEWDRFLDDDFALGINPVDIFHRPRWSHYARRPLYSPYALSKRRQHRERNDSCTSLIPTVGKDGFQVCMDVSQFKPSELTVKTVDNMVIVEGKHEEREDEHGMIQRHFVRKYTLPKDYDAKDVHSTISSDGVLTVKAPPPPNKALTNERIVQIQQTGPAHLNVKQPDAQSLKQAQNGGSEKEAVTAK; translated from the coding sequence ATGTCGCTGGTTCCGATATTAATGCATTTGGCTCGTGATATGGATACTGAACATCGTGCTATGGATGAATGGGATCGATTCTTGGATGATGATTTTGCATTGGGCATCAATCCTGTGGATATTTTTCATCGTCCCAGATGGAGCCATTATGCGCGCCGACCCCTTTACTCACCATACGCACTAAGCAAACGCCGGCAACATCGTGAAAGAAACGATTCATGTACGAGCCTAATACCAACTGTGGGTAAAGACGGTTTCCAAGTGTGCATGGATGTGTCTCAATTCAAACCAAGTGAATTGACTGTGAAGACGGTTGACAACATGGTTATTGTTGAAGGCAAACATGAGGAGCGAGAAGATGAACATGGTATGATACAACGCCATTTTGTGCGTAAGTACACCCTACCCAAGGACTACGATGCCAAAGACGTACACTCGACCATTTCGTCGGACGGAGTACTGACTGTAAAGGCTCCACCTCCACCAAATAAGGCTCTAACGAACGAACGTATTGTGCAGATTCAACAAACAGGTCCAGCTCATTTGAATGTTAAACAACCGGACGCCCAATCCTTAAAACAAGCCCAGAATGGAGGCTCTGAAAAGGAAGCCGTAACtgccaaataa
- the LOC142234444 gene encoding heat shock protein 23-like: protein MSSLPLLLSLLDEFDHETPYYGHDFGLGLSPYLIHKPTRALPLNVLSRLGDHQAVRRGEKKHGVVSPVGKDGFQVCMDVTQFKPNELTVKVVDNCVIVEGKHEEREDQHGYIQRHFVRRYVLPKDYDAEKVASTLSSDGVLTVSVPKPQIKDKSNERVIQIQQTGPAHLHVKQNTEEKSPESNGTKADEKK from the coding sequence ATGTCGAGCTTGCCACTTTTGCTAAGTCTTCTGGATGAATTTGATCATGAAACTCCATACTATGGACACGATTTTGGTTTGGGTCTTTCGCCATATTTGATTCATAAACCTACTCGTGCATTGCCTCTGAATGTGCTTAGCAGATTAGGCGACCACCAAGCAGTTCGACGAGGAGAAAAGAAACATGGAGTTGTGTCGCCGGTAGGAAAAGATGGCTTCCAAGTTTGTATGGATGTGACACAATTCAAGCCCAATGAGTTAACCGTGAAAGTTGTCGACAACTGTGTCATTGTCGAGGGTAAACATGAGGAACGTGAGGACCAACACGGTTACATACAACGCCATTTCGTTCGTCGCTATGTTCTGCCCAAGGATTACGATGCTGAAAAAGTAGCATCCACACTTTCATCTGATGGAGTTCTAACCGTTAGTGTTCCAAAACCTCAAATAAAGGACAAGTCCAATGAGCGTGTCATTCAGATCCAGCAAACTGGGCCTGCCCATTTGCATGTGAAGCAAAATACGGAGGAAAAGTCCCCAGAGTCTAATGGTACAAAAGCCGATGAGAAGAAATAA
- the LOC142235878 gene encoding heat shock protein 27-like: MSLIPLLSEFDAFKEVEEILEEPFGLGIHPIDIFQSRPRHQRTIVFQPRRRYCPYLVSRYRSKDGKSEKSQLIPTVDKNGFQVCMDVSQFKPNELVVKTVDRNVVIEGEHEEREDEHGFIQRHFIRKYTLPKGFDPKDVVSTISSDGVLTVKASPPPIKNKNSNERIIQIQQTGPAHLSVKQPEQTKSAEVSNGAVENMETK, translated from the coding sequence ATGTCGTTAATACCACTACTCAGTGAATTTGATGCTTTCAAGGAAGTGGAGGAAATTTTGGAGGAACCGTTTGGACTTGGTATTCATCCCATTGATATATTCCAATCTCGTCCTCGACATCAACGTACAATAGTATTTCAACCACGTAGGCGTTACTGTCCATATCTGGTATCAAGATACAGGAGCAAAGATGGAAAGTCAGAGAAATCCCAATTGATACCAACAGTGGATAAAAATGGCTTCCAGGTGTGCATGGATGTTTCACAGTTCAAGCCCAACGAATTGGTAGTAAAAACCGTTGACCGGAATGTAGTTATTGAAGGTGAACATGAGGAGCGAGAGGACGAGCATGGATTTATCCAAAGACACTTCATACGCAAATACACATTGCCAAAAGGTTTCGACCCCAAGGATGTCGTTTCAACCATATCGTCTGATGGTGTCTTGACCGTAAAAGCATCCCCTCCACCAATCAAGAATAAAAATAGTAACGAACGTATTATCCAAATTCAACAAACCGGACCAGCACATTTAAGTGTCAAACAGCCAGAACAAACCAAATCGGCCGAAGTTTCGAATGGAGCGGTGGAGAAtatggaaacaaaataa